A window of Streptomyces marispadix contains these coding sequences:
- a CDS encoding DUF5719 family protein, with protein sequence MNRTSTTLIGAVAALAAVTGVSALAAPGGEENGGAAAGRRPVERSTLVCPQPSVSDVAETRYTAFAPEGGKGKGKAELYAAEKADDGSGGDGGKGKDDKGDKGDKDKGGKRERNRAGEKKPEPKPFLPLSTPGKPVTADAGASDSSAYFGSADGRVAPGWTVQQTTAVAVGAGRGIQGTACSVPDTDFWFPGASTDKQRQDYVHLTNPDDSSAVVDVNLYGKKGRIASEAGEGITVPPRSTVPVLLSTLTPEPAINLGVHVVARAGRVGAQVQAVDEKIGGDWVPSVTDPSPDAVLPGIPGDATAVRLVVLAPGENDADLKLRLATSSGQIAPAGHETLHARAGMTTAVDLKDLTKGEAGSLLLTPTEGGSDATPVVAALRVTRGKGSKQETAFIPATAPLADRATAADNREKGSRLSLTAPGKSVKVRVTSSAGSKGGKPVSRTYTVKGKTTKSLAPPPPQGVDGSFAVTVDRLSGGQLYASRMLEQRKGKLPAFTVQTLPDDRGKVLVPHSGQNLSVLTDGDGN encoded by the coding sequence GCGAGGAGAACGGCGGGGCGGCGGCCGGGCGCAGGCCGGTCGAGCGCTCCACGCTGGTCTGCCCGCAGCCCAGCGTCTCCGATGTGGCCGAGACCCGGTACACGGCCTTCGCGCCCGAGGGCGGCAAGGGCAAGGGGAAGGCCGAGCTGTACGCGGCGGAGAAGGCGGACGACGGCTCGGGCGGCGACGGCGGCAAGGGCAAGGACGACAAGGGCGACAAGGGCGACAAGGACAAGGGCGGCAAGCGCGAGCGCAACAGGGCAGGGGAGAAGAAGCCCGAGCCCAAGCCGTTCCTGCCGCTGAGCACACCGGGCAAGCCCGTCACGGCCGATGCCGGAGCCTCCGACTCCTCGGCCTACTTCGGCTCCGCCGACGGCCGGGTCGCTCCGGGGTGGACCGTCCAGCAGACGACCGCCGTCGCGGTCGGCGCCGGGCGCGGAATCCAGGGCACGGCATGCTCCGTACCGGACACCGACTTCTGGTTCCCGGGCGCGAGCACCGACAAGCAGCGGCAGGACTACGTCCATCTCACCAACCCGGACGACTCCAGCGCCGTCGTCGACGTGAACCTGTACGGCAAGAAGGGACGCATCGCTTCCGAGGCCGGTGAGGGAATCACCGTGCCGCCGCGCTCCACGGTGCCCGTGCTGCTCTCCACGCTGACGCCCGAACCGGCGATCAACCTCGGCGTGCACGTGGTGGCACGTGCCGGACGTGTGGGCGCCCAAGTGCAGGCCGTCGACGAGAAGATCGGCGGCGACTGGGTGCCGTCGGTCACCGACCCGTCCCCGGACGCGGTGCTGCCGGGCATCCCCGGCGACGCCACGGCCGTACGCCTGGTCGTACTGGCACCGGGCGAGAACGACGCGGACCTCAAGCTGCGTCTCGCCACCTCATCCGGGCAGATCGCCCCGGCCGGTCACGAGACGCTGCACGCACGCGCGGGCATGACCACCGCGGTCGACCTCAAGGACCTCACGAAGGGCGAGGCGGGTTCGCTCCTGCTCACGCCCACGGAGGGCGGCAGCGACGCGACTCCTGTGGTGGCGGCGCTGCGAGTGACACGGGGGAAGGGCTCGAAGCAGGAGACGGCGTTCATCCCCGCGACCGCGCCCCTCGCGGACCGTGCCACGGCCGCCGACAACCGGGAGAAGGGCTCCCGGCTGTCGCTCACCGCACCCGGCAAGTCGGTGAAGGTGCGGGTGACTTCGTCGGCGGGCAGCAAGGGCGGCAAGCCGGTCAGCCGTACGTACACGGTGAAGGGCAAGACGACCAAGTCCCTTGCCCCGCCCCCGCCCCAGGGGGTCGACGGCAGCTTCGCGGTGACCGTGGACCGGCTCTCCGGCGGGCAGTTGTACGCGTCGAGGATGCTGGAGCAGAGGAAGGGCAAGCTGCCCGCGTTCACCGTGCAGACGCTGCCGGACGACAGGGGCAAGGTGCTGGTTCCGCACTCCGGCCAGAACCTCTCGGTGCTGACGGACGGCGACGGCAACTGA
- a CDS encoding phosphomannomutase/phosphoglucomutase translates to MADLSEIVKAYDVRGVVPDEWDEPLAELFGAAFVRVTDASAIVVGHDMRPSSPGLSRAFGRGAAGQGADVTEIGLCSTDQLYFASGQLGLPGAMFTASHNPARYNGIKMCRSGAQPVGQDSGLADIRQLVEEWAESGPPQRQEGVAEGAIGERDVLSDYAEHLRTLVDLTSIRPLSVVVDAGNGMGGHTVPTVFEGLPLRLDAMYFELDGTFPNHEANPLDPKNIVDLQQRVRETGADIGLAFDGDADRCFVVDEKGDPVPPSAVTALVAARELAKSPGSTVIHNLITSWSVPEVVRESGGTPLRTRVGHSFIKAEMARTGAIFGGEHSAHYYFRDFWNADTGMLAALHVLAALGGQQGTLSQLVAEYDRYAASGEINSRVDDQAGRAAAVKAAYQDREGVELDELDGLTVTAADWWFNLRASNTEPLLRLNVEARDRETADAVRDEVLAIVRA, encoded by the coding sequence GTGGCTGATCTGTCGGAGATCGTGAAGGCGTACGACGTGCGCGGCGTCGTGCCGGACGAGTGGGACGAGCCGCTGGCCGAACTGTTCGGAGCCGCTTTCGTACGGGTGACGGACGCGTCGGCGATCGTCGTCGGGCACGATATGAGGCCGTCGTCGCCGGGCCTGTCACGGGCGTTCGGACGCGGCGCGGCCGGCCAGGGCGCCGACGTCACCGAGATCGGCCTGTGCTCGACCGACCAGCTCTACTTCGCCAGCGGCCAACTCGGCCTGCCTGGCGCGATGTTCACCGCGAGCCACAACCCCGCCCGCTACAACGGCATCAAGATGTGCCGCTCGGGCGCACAGCCCGTCGGCCAGGACAGCGGACTCGCGGACATCCGCCAACTCGTCGAGGAATGGGCCGAGTCGGGCCCGCCGCAGCGCCAGGAGGGCGTCGCGGAAGGGGCGATCGGCGAGCGCGACGTGCTCTCCGACTACGCGGAGCACCTGCGCACGCTCGTGGACCTCACCTCGATCCGTCCGCTGTCCGTCGTCGTCGACGCGGGCAACGGCATGGGCGGGCACACCGTCCCGACCGTCTTCGAGGGACTGCCGCTCCGACTGGACGCCATGTACTTCGAGTTGGACGGCACGTTCCCCAACCACGAGGCCAATCCGCTCGATCCGAAGAACATCGTCGACCTCCAGCAGCGTGTGCGGGAGACCGGCGCGGACATCGGCCTCGCCTTCGACGGCGACGCCGACCGCTGCTTCGTGGTGGACGAGAAGGGCGATCCCGTACCGCCGTCCGCGGTCACCGCGCTCGTCGCCGCACGCGAACTGGCCAAGTCGCCCGGCTCCACCGTCATCCACAACCTGATCACGTCGTGGTCCGTGCCCGAGGTCGTACGGGAATCGGGCGGCACGCCGCTGCGCACACGCGTGGGCCACTCCTTCATCAAGGCCGAAATGGCCCGCACGGGCGCGATCTTCGGCGGCGAGCACTCCGCGCACTACTACTTCCGCGACTTCTGGAACGCCGACACGGGCATGCTCGCCGCCCTCCACGTGCTCGCAGCGCTGGGCGGTCAGCAGGGGACCCTGTCGCAACTCGTAGCGGAGTACGACCGGTACGCGGCCTCCGGCGAGATCAACAGCAGGGTCGACGACCAGGCGGGGCGCGCCGCCGCCGTCAAGGCCGCCTACCAGGACCGGGAGGGCGTCGAGCTGGACGAGCTGGACGGGCTGACGGTCACGGCCGCCGACTGGTGGTTCAACCTGCGGGCCTCCAACACCGAGCCGCTGCTGCGGCTCAACGTGGAGGCAAGGGACCGGGAGACGGCGGATGCGGTACGGGACGAGGTGCTCGCGATCGTAAGGGCGTGA
- a CDS encoding ArsR/SmtB family transcription factor → MTDATWTALADPHRRAMLDVLRERACAVGELVEELGYTQPTTSKHLRVLREARLVKVRTHAQRRIYSVDLERMAELDAWLAPFRQLWNERLDALGRHLDVAESGEQQDDARERGR, encoded by the coding sequence GTGACGGATGCCACGTGGACGGCGCTGGCCGACCCCCATCGGCGGGCGATGCTCGATGTGCTGCGCGAACGCGCGTGTGCCGTGGGCGAACTCGTCGAGGAACTCGGTTACACGCAGCCGACGACCTCCAAGCATCTGCGGGTGCTGCGCGAGGCGCGGCTGGTGAAGGTCCGTACGCACGCACAGCGGCGGATCTACTCGGTCGACCTGGAGCGGATGGCCGAACTCGACGCGTGGCTGGCCCCGTTCCGGCAGTTGTGGAACGAACGGCTCGACGCGCTCGGCAGACATCTCGACGTCGCCGAGTCCGGCGAGCAGCAGGACGACGCCCGCGAACGGGGTCGTTGA
- a CDS encoding DUF3499 domain-containing protein: MSPVRRCSRTACGRPAVATLTYVYADSTAVLGPLATYAEPHCYDLCSEHSERLTAPRGWEVVRLAVDPGPARPSGDDLEALANAVREAARTPRRDPSAAAPSDAVGGPEGRDSDPMEVARRGHLRVLRSPEQQ, encoded by the coding sequence GTGAGCCCTGTACGTCGCTGTTCGCGAACCGCCTGCGGCCGTCCCGCCGTCGCGACGCTGACGTACGTCTACGCGGACTCCACCGCGGTGCTCGGTCCGCTCGCCACATACGCCGAACCGCACTGCTACGACCTGTGTTCGGAGCATTCCGAGCGCCTGACGGCCCCCCGCGGCTGGGAGGTCGTACGACTCGCGGTGGACCCCGGCCCCGCCCGGCCGAGCGGCGACGATCTCGAAGCGCTCGCCAACGCCGTTCGTGAGGCGGCCCGTACACCACGGCGCGACCCTTCGGCGGCGGCGCCCTCGGACGCCGTAGGCGGACCGGAAGGACGCGACTCCGACCCGATGGAGGTCGCTCGGCGCGGCCATCTCCGTGTGCTGAGGTCGCCGGAGCAGCAGTAG
- a CDS encoding metallopeptidase family protein, giving the protein MGADGPGPRRRDRHGRGMRGPVAPPQVPLAVSRSEAFDDLVRDSVSRLERRWPQLTSVEFAVQEVPRGDDGEAEEQTEAVPLGRVAESKGGRPDRIVVYRRPVEIRTRNRDERALLVHEVVVEQVAELLGLSPESVDPRYGQD; this is encoded by the coding sequence ATGGGGGCCGACGGCCCCGGGCCGCGCAGACGCGATCGTCATGGCCGCGGCATGCGCGGGCCCGTCGCGCCGCCCCAAGTGCCCCTGGCCGTAAGCCGTTCGGAGGCCTTCGACGATCTGGTCCGCGACTCGGTCAGCAGGCTGGAGCGGCGCTGGCCCCAACTGACCAGCGTGGAGTTCGCCGTTCAGGAGGTGCCGCGCGGGGACGACGGCGAGGCGGAGGAACAGACCGAGGCCGTACCGCTGGGCAGGGTCGCCGAGTCCAAGGGCGGACGGCCGGACCGGATCGTGGTCTACCGGCGCCCGGTGGAGATCCGTACGCGCAACCGCGACGAGCGGGCGCTGCTCGTGCACGAGGTCGTCGTCGAGCAGGTGGCCGAACTGCTGGGCCTCTCACCGGAGTCGGTCGATCCGCGCTACGGGCAGGATTAG